A window from Vulcanimicrobium alpinum encodes these proteins:
- the ribF gene encoding riboflavin biosynthesis protein RibF, translating to MKVHHALPDRAPDRPRVVAIGVFDGFHLGHQAIVRAALRERRAGERSAVLTFREHPSAFLRPGQEPPMIATLEERVNAFARAGVDEAYVLPFDAAIASLTPAQFLDETLAGRIGARAMVVGEHFRFGHKRAGDVPFATSYFAAQGRTAIGVPNALADGERVSSTRIRAALQAGDGETADRLLGAPYAVRGTVTFGAGRGHDLGFPTANVAVPANKLLPPDGVYRIIGRHDGRNYPGLVSIGTNPTFDGRERTVEAWLLDFNGALYGEELALRAFRFVRAQRRFDSVDELIAQMHEDAAAVKFPSVV from the coding sequence GTGAAAGTCCACCACGCGTTGCCCGATCGTGCGCCGGATCGTCCGCGCGTCGTCGCGATCGGCGTCTTCGACGGCTTCCATCTCGGCCATCAGGCGATCGTGCGCGCCGCGCTGCGCGAGCGGCGGGCCGGCGAGCGCAGCGCCGTGCTGACCTTCCGCGAGCATCCGTCGGCGTTCTTGCGGCCCGGTCAAGAACCGCCGATGATCGCGACGCTCGAAGAACGGGTCAACGCGTTCGCGCGCGCCGGCGTCGACGAAGCATACGTCCTGCCGTTCGATGCCGCGATCGCCTCGCTGACGCCGGCGCAGTTTCTCGACGAGACGCTCGCGGGGCGGATCGGCGCGCGCGCGATGGTCGTCGGCGAACACTTCCGCTTCGGACACAAGCGCGCCGGCGACGTGCCGTTCGCGACATCGTACTTCGCGGCGCAAGGCCGCACGGCGATCGGCGTTCCCAATGCGCTCGCCGACGGCGAGAGGGTCTCGAGCACGCGGATCCGCGCGGCACTCCAGGCCGGCGACGGCGAGACCGCAGACCGCCTGCTGGGCGCGCCCTACGCGGTGCGCGGAACGGTGACGTTCGGTGCGGGCCGCGGACACGATCTGGGCTTCCCGACCGCCAACGTCGCCGTCCCGGCGAACAAACTGCTCCCGCCCGACGGCGTGTATCGCATCATCGGCCGCCACGACGGCCGCAACTACCCGGGGCTGGTCTCGATCGGGACGAATCCGACCTTCGACGGCCGCGAGCGCACCGTCGAAGCCTGGCTGCTTGATTTCAACGGCGCGCTATACGGCGAAGAACTCGCGCTGCGCGCCTTCCGCTTCGTGCGCGCGCAGCGCCGCTTCGATTCGGTCGACGAGCTGATCGCGCAGATGCACGAGGACGCCGCAGCGGTGAAATTCCCGAGCGTGGTCTAA
- the rbfA gene encoding 30S ribosome-binding factor RbfA has protein sequence MPSGRCEGASGGPARERGGRAARAERRATVKQQRQAKIDHEIQRALAKIIGEDLKDPRLGFVTVVRCEITQDMKHCKVFVSIIGDRHVARQTMDALASASRFLRGELGNAIDLRYTPELTFVEDRTTERAIALHKTLERAKVIDE, from the coding sequence GTGCCGTCAGGTCGTTGCGAGGGCGCGTCGGGGGGCCCCGCGCGCGAGCGTGGGGGGCGCGCAGCAAGAGCGGAGCGTCGTGCAACCGTGAAGCAGCAGCGGCAGGCGAAGATCGATCATGAGATCCAGCGGGCGCTGGCGAAGATCATCGGCGAGGATCTCAAGGATCCAAGGTTGGGGTTTGTGACGGTGGTGCGCTGCGAGATCACGCAGGATATGAAGCATTGCAAGGTCTTCGTCTCGATCATCGGCGACCGGCATGTGGCGCGTCAGACGATGGATGCGCTCGCGAGCGCGTCGCGGTTTTTGCGGGGCGAGCTTGGGAACGCGATCGACCTGCGGTACACGCCGGAACTCACGTTCGTCGAGGATCGGACGACCGAGAGGGCGATCGCGCTGCACAAGACGCTGGAGCGTGCCAAGGTGATCGATGAGTAG
- a CDS encoding YlxR family protein: MIPARTCVGCRTVFPQPALRRFTRGADGRWTADAGRRADGRGTYLCSRACAERVAKNKRYPGFNVEALLQW, translated from the coding sequence ATGATTCCCGCCCGAACGTGCGTCGGCTGCCGGACGGTCTTCCCGCAGCCGGCGCTGCGCCGCTTCACGCGCGGCGCGGACGGCCGCTGGACGGCCGACGCGGGGCGACGCGCCGACGGGCGCGGGACCTATCTGTGTTCGCGCGCCTGTGCGGAACGGGTTGCAAAGAACAAACGTTATCCGGGGTTCAATGTCGAAGCTCTGCTACAATGGTGA
- the nusA gene encoding transcription termination factor NusA, with translation MNAEMIAALREIENERNISFESLLEALEAALISAYKRNFGGEANAIVTIDRQTGDYQVYHRRNVVADDEVQDPKLEIAKSEAGSRYEPGDFYDEVVTPRDFGRIAAQTAKQVIVQRIREAERDTVYNTYSAKLHDIVLGTVQRYEQRNMYVLLDDRKTEALLPFSEQVPRENYRINDRIRAYVLDVRKTNKGPLVVLSRAAEGLVQRLIEFQVPEIQDDIVEIMAIAREPGARTKVAVTSKRPEIDAVGACLGPKSSRVANVSDELRGEKIDVIRWAPDLPTFIANALAPAKVLGVELFEEEGIGLVTVPDHQLSLAIGREGQNVRLATRLTGWHLNITSDSEAAETRERYLAEREARAAGTTVEEGEPESVEVLAEGEEAEEAAIDQDELLRRLEEFKREMFTNE, from the coding sequence ATGAACGCAGAGATGATCGCGGCGCTCCGCGAGATCGAAAACGAACGCAACATCAGCTTCGAGTCGCTGCTCGAGGCGCTCGAAGCCGCGCTCATTTCCGCGTACAAGCGCAACTTCGGCGGCGAAGCGAACGCGATCGTCACGATCGACCGCCAGACCGGCGACTATCAGGTCTATCACCGCCGCAACGTCGTCGCCGACGACGAAGTGCAAGATCCCAAGCTCGAGATCGCCAAGAGCGAGGCGGGTTCGCGCTACGAGCCCGGCGACTTCTACGACGAGGTCGTGACGCCGCGCGATTTCGGGCGCATCGCCGCGCAGACCGCCAAGCAAGTCATCGTGCAGCGCATCCGCGAAGCAGAGCGCGACACCGTCTACAACACGTACTCGGCGAAACTGCACGACATCGTGCTGGGCACGGTGCAGCGCTACGAGCAGCGCAACATGTACGTCCTGCTCGACGATCGCAAGACCGAAGCGCTGCTTCCGTTTTCCGAACAGGTGCCGCGCGAGAACTACCGCATCAACGACCGCATCCGCGCCTACGTGCTCGACGTGCGCAAGACCAACAAGGGCCCGCTGGTCGTGCTCTCGCGTGCCGCCGAAGGTCTCGTGCAGCGGCTGATCGAGTTCCAGGTCCCGGAGATCCAGGACGACATCGTCGAGATCATGGCGATCGCGCGCGAGCCCGGCGCCCGCACGAAGGTCGCGGTCACCTCGAAGCGGCCGGAGATCGACGCGGTCGGCGCGTGCCTGGGGCCGAAGTCGTCGCGGGTCGCGAACGTCTCGGACGAACTGCGCGGCGAGAAGATCGACGTGATCCGCTGGGCTCCCGATCTGCCGACCTTCATCGCCAACGCGCTCGCGCCGGCGAAGGTGCTCGGCGTCGAGCTGTTCGAGGAAGAGGGGATCGGGCTGGTCACCGTTCCCGACCACCAGCTCTCGCTGGCGATCGGGCGCGAGGGTCAGAACGTGCGGCTCGCAACGCGCCTCACGGGCTGGCACCTCAACATCACCAGCGACTCGGAAGCCGCCGAAACCCGCGAGCGCTACCTTGCCGAACGCGAGGCGCGCGCGGCCGGGACGACGGTCGAGGAGGGCGAGCCGGAGAGCGTCGAGGTGCTCGCCGAGGGCGAAGAGGCCGAAGAGGCGGCGATCGATCAGGACGAGCTGCTGCGCCGGCTCGAGGAGTTCAAGCGGGAGATGTTCACGAACGAATGA
- a CDS encoding DHH family phosphoesterase has translation MSSAETTVAESNTTDEVVAELRRRSSFVFVSHVKPDGDTLGAGLALGLALKQLGKRVAYFQQDPVPRNLRFLPDSEDVTRDVAADLPADTLWVFCDMSDFTRAGEYLPAIPREHMLDIDHHLGNSHFGAFNYVLPTEASTGTCVLRLLHALGVTITPEIATCILTTIMTDTGAFMHTNTTPAVLRMSAEMIELGADKPLITDQIFANKRFAATKLLGMALERAVLDDDGRFCWTYVDEAMLREANADGEDTEEIVQHLRAVDGVECAALFKDYEGAVRVSLRSRGRINVQAAAAMLGGGGHFMASGLTYPERDLRKAVDGVHAALRAQGL, from the coding sequence ATGAGTAGCGCCGAGACGACCGTCGCAGAGTCGAATACCACCGACGAAGTCGTCGCGGAGCTGCGGCGCCGTTCGTCGTTCGTGTTCGTTTCGCACGTGAAGCCGGACGGCGATACGCTCGGCGCGGGGCTCGCGTTAGGGCTCGCGCTCAAGCAGCTCGGCAAGCGCGTCGCGTATTTTCAGCAGGATCCCGTCCCGCGCAACCTGCGTTTTCTGCCGGACTCGGAGGACGTGACGCGAGACGTCGCGGCGGATCTGCCCGCGGATACGCTGTGGGTGTTCTGCGACATGAGCGATTTCACGCGGGCCGGCGAGTATCTCCCGGCGATCCCGCGCGAGCACATGCTCGACATCGATCATCACCTCGGCAACTCGCACTTCGGCGCGTTCAATTACGTGCTCCCGACCGAGGCTTCGACGGGGACCTGCGTCCTGCGGCTGCTGCACGCGCTGGGCGTGACGATCACGCCCGAGATCGCGACCTGCATCCTCACCACGATCATGACCGATACCGGCGCGTTCATGCACACGAACACGACGCCCGCGGTGCTGCGGATGTCGGCGGAGATGATCGAACTCGGTGCCGACAAGCCGCTGATCACCGATCAGATCTTCGCGAATAAGCGCTTCGCGGCGACGAAACTGCTCGGGATGGCGCTCGAACGCGCAGTGCTCGACGACGACGGCCGGTTTTGCTGGACGTACGTCGACGAGGCGATGCTGCGCGAAGCGAACGCCGACGGCGAAGACACCGAAGAGATCGTCCAGCATCTGCGCGCGGTCGACGGCGTCGAATGCGCGGCGCTGTTCAAAGACTACGAGGGCGCGGTGCGCGTGAGCCTGCGATCGCGCGGCCGCATCAACGTACAGGCCGCGGCGGCGATGCTCGGCGGCGGCGGCCACTTCATGGCGTCCGGCTTGACCTATCCCGAGCGGGACCTGCGCAAAGCGGTCGACGGCGTGCACGCGGCGCTGCGCGCGCAGGGGTTGTAG
- a CDS encoding TlpA disulfide reductase family protein, which yields MRFLPIAAAAALAFIPLTALAVPQKGQPAPAFALKSPDGKPVTLASVKGKPVYLNFYASWCGPCNAEAPSIKRLRAKYAPRGLQVLGIDELDAPGQAVAFQKKYDNPYGVVAVDESGEVGKTYGAIAMPVHVFINRRGVVRTYRLGEMNPVEIETAIKDALK from the coding sequence GTGCGATTCCTTCCGATCGCGGCGGCCGCCGCGCTGGCGTTCATCCCGCTGACCGCACTCGCCGTCCCGCAGAAGGGTCAGCCGGCGCCGGCGTTCGCGCTGAAGTCACCCGACGGCAAGCCGGTGACGCTCGCGAGCGTGAAAGGGAAGCCGGTCTATCTGAACTTCTATGCGTCGTGGTGCGGGCCGTGCAACGCCGAAGCGCCGTCGATCAAGAGACTGCGGGCGAAGTACGCGCCGCGCGGCCTGCAGGTGCTGGGGATCGACGAACTCGACGCGCCCGGGCAAGCCGTCGCGTTTCAGAAGAAGTACGACAACCCGTATGGCGTGGTCGCCGTCGACGAGAGCGGCGAGGTCGGCAAGACGTATGGCGCCATCGCGATGCCGGTGCACGTGTTCATCAATCGCCGCGGCGTCGTGCGGACCTATCGTCTCGGGGAAATGAACCCGGTCGAGATCGAGACCGCGATCAAGGACGCGCTGAAGTAG
- the infB gene encoding translation initiation factor IF-2 has product MATGKPRIFELAKELGMTSKDLLALFGRLGLEAKNQLSVVEPKVADLLRAQLKGAKAAPKAKPAAASAPAPVAVAQAAPPAAPPVAQAAPVAAAPAAPSPAAPVAPAAPPAPANGVAASAPPAESPAPSSPAVTPSAPSAPSGKPAAPSAPVPQLRPVPNAPVRRAAPPTQQPAAPAAEMPAAAAPAAATPQGTSAAPPRPGVVPRPGQPGPLPPRRPSAPNEPIPTLQPVPSGQSSIRPPRPPARPLNPPGQGNGQIPGRPGVAPRPGQGGPGQYQQPRPGTPGAQGAGPGAPRRPAGNGPFRPIPGATAPGGARPFTPRPGGPMSPPSGGGPSPSSGAPGGRPGGRGRSTREQLEAKKARDAEMLLEKQRRRKGGADYERHDDPSKKLESIEIPDVLTVQELATSMIVPAADVIRELIRMGTMATINQNISSDQAIAVARKFGFNAIVKEAGEEVVVEQEEDKPEMLQPRPPVVTVLGHVDHGKTSLLDRIRAANVAGGEAGGITQKIGAYTVSQDGRPITFIDTPGHEAFTAMRARGAKVTDVAILVVAADDGVMPQTREAISHIKAANVPIVVAINKMDKEDAQPDRVKQQLTEEGLQPVEWGGKIEMVPVSARTGNNIAQLLETVLLEADLKELKANPHRRASGVVIESALDRGRGPVATVLVQTGTLRVGDVVVVGPTYGKIRALIDDKGKQTKKAGPSVPVEIMGLGDVPSAGDTLMVVSDEKTAREAAAKRSTKRRDVRMAASAGGARVSLETFMQMPADSGQKTLNLILKADGQGSVEALRSRVESLSTSEVDIRVILAGVGGITENDVNLASASNAVLIGFNIRPDEAVKRLAESDQVDLRFYQVIYDVENDLKKAMVGMLAPKFREVVLGRAEVREIFKVSKVGTIAGCYVQSGKITRNSKVRVLRDAAVVFDGEIESLRRFKDDVREVNENFECGIQVARFADLKAGDVIEAWTSELVAPELQPA; this is encoded by the coding sequence ATGGCAACCGGTAAACCCAGGATTTTCGAGCTCGCCAAAGAGCTCGGCATGACCTCGAAAGACCTCCTCGCGCTGTTCGGGCGCCTGGGTCTCGAGGCGAAGAACCAACTCAGCGTCGTCGAGCCGAAGGTCGCCGACCTCCTGCGCGCACAGCTGAAGGGCGCCAAAGCCGCGCCCAAGGCCAAGCCCGCCGCCGCGTCCGCGCCGGCTCCGGTTGCCGTTGCGCAGGCCGCCCCGCCTGCGGCGCCCCCGGTTGCGCAGGCCGCCCCGGTCGCCGCCGCTCCGGCTGCGCCGTCGCCTGCCGCGCCCGTCGCCCCGGCGGCCCCGCCCGCGCCGGCGAACGGCGTCGCGGCCTCGGCGCCGCCCGCGGAATCGCCGGCGCCTAGCTCGCCGGCCGTGACGCCGTCGGCTCCCTCCGCACCGTCCGGCAAGCCCGCTGCGCCGTCCGCTCCGGTTCCGCAACTGCGCCCGGTGCCCAACGCGCCGGTGCGCCGCGCCGCGCCGCCCACGCAGCAGCCGGCCGCGCCCGCGGCCGAGATGCCTGCGGCCGCCGCGCCGGCCGCCGCCACACCGCAGGGAACGTCCGCCGCGCCGCCGCGCCCCGGCGTCGTCCCGCGTCCCGGCCAGCCCGGCCCGCTGCCGCCGCGCCGCCCGAGCGCTCCGAACGAACCGATCCCGACCCTGCAACCGGTCCCCTCGGGCCAGTCGTCAATCCGTCCCCCGCGTCCGCCCGCCCGGCCGCTCAACCCGCCGGGCCAGGGGAACGGGCAGATCCCCGGCCGCCCCGGCGTCGCGCCACGGCCCGGTCAGGGCGGCCCCGGTCAGTATCAGCAGCCCCGTCCCGGCACGCCGGGAGCGCAGGGCGCGGGGCCCGGCGCGCCGCGCCGGCCGGCCGGCAACGGTCCGTTCCGCCCGATCCCGGGCGCGACCGCGCCCGGCGGTGCCCGTCCGTTCACGCCGCGTCCCGGCGGCCCGATGTCGCCGCCGAGCGGCGGCGGCCCGTCGCCGTCCTCCGGAGCACCCGGCGGACGTCCCGGCGGCCGCGGCCGCTCGACGCGCGAACAGCTCGAAGCGAAGAAGGCCCGCGATGCGGAGATGCTGCTCGAGAAGCAGCGCCGCCGCAAAGGCGGCGCGGATTACGAACGCCATGACGATCCGTCGAAGAAGCTCGAATCGATCGAGATCCCCGACGTGCTCACGGTGCAGGAGCTCGCGACTTCGATGATCGTCCCGGCCGCGGACGTCATTCGCGAGCTCATCCGCATGGGCACGATGGCGACGATCAACCAGAACATCTCGTCGGATCAGGCGATCGCGGTCGCGCGCAAGTTCGGCTTCAACGCGATCGTCAAGGAAGCCGGCGAAGAAGTCGTCGTCGAGCAGGAAGAGGACAAGCCGGAGATGCTGCAGCCGCGGCCGCCGGTCGTCACCGTCCTCGGTCACGTCGACCACGGCAAAACCTCGCTCCTCGACCGCATTCGCGCGGCGAACGTCGCGGGCGGCGAAGCGGGCGGGATCACGCAGAAGATCGGCGCGTACACCGTCTCGCAGGACGGGCGCCCGATCACGTTCATCGACACACCGGGTCACGAAGCGTTCACGGCGATGCGCGCGCGCGGTGCGAAGGTCACCGACGTCGCGATCCTCGTCGTCGCGGCCGACGACGGCGTGATGCCGCAGACGCGCGAAGCGATCTCGCACATCAAGGCCGCCAACGTGCCGATCGTCGTCGCGATCAACAAGATGGACAAGGAAGACGCGCAGCCCGATCGCGTCAAGCAGCAGCTCACCGAAGAAGGTCTGCAGCCCGTCGAATGGGGCGGGAAGATCGAGATGGTCCCCGTCTCGGCGCGCACCGGGAACAACATCGCGCAGCTGCTCGAGACCGTGCTGCTCGAAGCCGATCTCAAGGAACTCAAAGCCAACCCGCACCGGCGCGCCAGCGGCGTCGTCATCGAATCGGCGCTCGATCGCGGCCGCGGTCCGGTCGCGACGGTGCTCGTGCAGACGGGAACGCTGCGGGTCGGCGACGTCGTGGTCGTCGGGCCGACGTACGGCAAGATCCGCGCGCTGATCGACGACAAGGGCAAGCAGACGAAGAAGGCCGGACCGTCGGTTCCCGTCGAGATCATGGGCCTGGGCGACGTCCCGTCGGCGGGCGACACGCTCATGGTCGTCTCCGATGAAAAGACGGCTCGCGAAGCGGCCGCGAAACGGTCGACGAAACGCCGCGACGTCCGCATGGCGGCGAGTGCCGGGGGCGCACGCGTCTCGCTCGAGACGTTCATGCAGATGCCGGCCGACAGCGGTCAAAAGACGCTCAACCTCATCCTCAAAGCCGACGGTCAAGGTTCGGTCGAAGCGCTCCGCTCGCGGGTGGAATCGCTCTCGACGTCCGAGGTCGACATCCGCGTCATCCTCGCCGGCGTCGGCGGGATCACCGAAAACGACGTCAACCTCGCCTCGGCCTCGAACGCGGTGCTGATCGGGTTCAACATCCGGCCCGACGAAGCGGTCAAACGCCTCGCCGAATCGGACCAGGTCGATCTGCGCTTCTACCAGGTCATCTACGACGTCGAAAACGATCTGAAAAAAGCGATGGTCGGGATGCTGGCGCCGAAGTTCCGCGAAGTCGTGCTCGGCCGCGCGGAGGTTCGCGAGATCTTCAAGGTCTCGAAGGTCGGCACGATCGCCGGCTGCTACGTGCAGAGCGGGAAGATCACGCGCAACTCGAAGGTGCGCGTCCTTCGCGACGCGGCGGTCGTCTTCGACGGCGAGATCGAGTCGCTGCGGCGCTTCAAGGACGACGTGCGCGAAGTCAACGAGAACTTCGAGTGCGGCATCCAAGTTGCGCGCTTCGCCGACCTCAAAGCGGGCGACGTTATCGAGGCTTGGACCTCCGAACTCGTCGCCCCGGAACTCCAGCCGGCCTAA
- the truB gene encoding tRNA pseudouridine(55) synthase TruB, protein MLGFVNLFKPAGPSSTQFGARLRRVYRDPAGKLAIGHVGTLDPQAAGVLPIALGRATRLIPLITDRRKRYVCTLVLGRATTTGDATGETLVERDVPPDVDARLDAALPSFIGAVQQIPPMFSAVKSGGRRLYDLARAGTTVERKPRTITIYAIAVLGRDANVVRLRIACSEGTYVRTLCEDLAAACGTVGHMGALLREASGPFVLSEALTYDEVERDPGGALISPERVIPIPTVVLDARLATDFRAGRLVPLAEPPPDKHVFVRDSSRVLVGVGETVGALLAPRKVFV, encoded by the coding sequence GTGCTCGGCTTCGTCAACCTGTTCAAGCCGGCGGGACCGTCGTCGACGCAGTTCGGCGCGCGTCTGCGTCGCGTCTACCGCGATCCGGCCGGGAAGCTCGCGATCGGACATGTGGGCACGCTCGATCCGCAGGCGGCGGGCGTCCTTCCGATCGCGCTCGGCAGGGCGACGCGACTGATCCCCCTCATCACCGACCGGCGCAAGCGGTACGTGTGCACGCTGGTGCTCGGACGTGCGACGACGACCGGCGATGCGACCGGCGAGACACTCGTGGAACGCGACGTTCCGCCGGACGTCGACGCGCGGCTCGACGCGGCGCTGCCGTCGTTCATCGGCGCGGTGCAGCAGATCCCGCCGATGTTCAGCGCCGTCAAGAGCGGCGGCAGGCGGCTCTACGATCTCGCGCGCGCCGGGACGACGGTCGAACGCAAGCCGCGCACGATCACCATCTACGCGATCGCCGTGCTGGGCCGCGACGCGAACGTCGTGCGGCTGCGCATCGCCTGCAGTGAAGGGACGTACGTGCGTACGCTGTGCGAGGATCTCGCTGCGGCGTGCGGGACCGTCGGTCACATGGGCGCGCTGCTGCGCGAGGCGTCGGGGCCGTTCGTGCTCTCCGAGGCGCTCACGTACGACGAGGTCGAGCGCGACCCCGGCGGCGCGCTGATCTCGCCCGAGCGCGTCATCCCGATCCCGACCGTCGTCCTCGACGCGCGGCTCGCGACGGATTTTCGCGCCGGCCGGCTCGTCCCGCTCGCCGAACCGCCGCCCGACAAGCACGTCTTCGTGCGCGACTCGTCGCGCGTGCTCGTCGGCGTCGGGGAGACCGTCGGCGCGCTGCTCGCGCCGCGCAAGGTCTTCGTGTGA
- the rimP gene encoding ribosome maturation factor RimP: MDGTEPQGLFTEAFKRVVHALPHQPEFRDVEVVATSAQRHRRDTALHVTVDREGGVDVATCERIAARINAALDAFPDPYTLEIESAGLDRPLTKPSDYERFAGRAAKVVTTLAIGGAKTHRGTLEGVRGTNVILTRDGSELPIPLAVVKSANLEYDVRADLQRAKQREKRK; encoded by the coding sequence ATGGACGGAACGGAGCCGCAGGGTCTGTTCACCGAAGCCTTCAAGCGGGTCGTGCACGCGCTGCCGCATCAGCCGGAGTTCCGGGACGTGGAAGTCGTCGCAACTAGCGCGCAGCGGCACCGCCGCGATACCGCGCTGCACGTGACCGTCGATCGCGAGGGCGGCGTCGACGTCGCGACCTGCGAGCGGATCGCCGCCCGGATCAACGCCGCGCTCGACGCCTTCCCCGATCCCTACACGCTGGAGATCGAGTCGGCCGGTCTCGATCGCCCGCTGACGAAACCCTCCGACTACGAGCGCTTCGCCGGACGCGCCGCCAAAGTCGTCACCACGCTCGCGATCGGCGGCGCGAAGACGCACCGCGGAACCCTCGAGGGCGTCCGCGGCACCAACGTGATCCTCACCCGCGACGGCAGCGAACTGCCGATCCCGCTCGCGGTCGTCAAATCGGCAAACTTGGAATACGACGTACGCGCCGACCTCCAGCGCGCGAAACAACGAGAGAAACGGAAATGA
- the pyk gene encoding pyruvate kinase, with the protein MQPPPKRTKIVATVGPASRDPEMLRALFLAGVNVVRLNFSHGTHDEHAATIADVRRVARELGLHVAVLQDLPGPKVRTGTFAGGTGSVMLAPGATFTLCTDLVDGDAHQVSVSYPGLARDVEPGKRIYLADGAIALHIDAVDGGRITTTVETGGELREKQGINYPDGTLELDAVTDRDLEHLDFGIAQSVDWVAVSFVRTAQDVRCVQERIAEAQRTIPVIAKIEKHEALEHIDAILATADGIMVARGDLGIEIPLEDVPLTQKDLIARANRVSKPVITATQMLESMISSPRPTRAEATDVANAILDGTDAVMLSGETARGAYPLEAVRTMARIALHVEEHYPHLEMRARRISSESSVVETDAEIGMSIAESAVRAADTLGLRLIVSGSTTGNTARYVSSFRPRAKIVALTPLEDVARRMAVVWGVESSVVQSYRYIETLIEIAEARIVAEGHAAPGETIAITSGMPVGAGGTNVLKIHRLPVSP; encoded by the coding sequence ATGCAGCCGCCGCCGAAACGCACGAAGATCGTCGCCACGGTCGGTCCCGCCTCGCGCGACCCGGAGATGCTGCGCGCGCTCTTCCTCGCCGGCGTCAACGTCGTGCGCTTGAACTTCTCGCACGGAACGCACGACGAGCACGCGGCGACGATCGCCGACGTGCGCCGCGTCGCGCGCGAACTCGGCCTGCACGTCGCAGTGCTGCAGGATCTCCCCGGCCCGAAAGTCCGCACCGGCACCTTCGCCGGCGGCACGGGCTCGGTGATGCTCGCGCCGGGCGCGACCTTCACCCTGTGCACCGACCTCGTCGACGGCGACGCGCATCAAGTCTCGGTCTCGTATCCGGGCCTCGCGCGCGACGTCGAACCCGGCAAGCGCATCTATCTCGCCGACGGCGCGATCGCGCTGCACATCGACGCGGTCGACGGCGGCCGGATCACGACGACGGTCGAGACCGGCGGCGAACTGCGCGAGAAGCAGGGGATCAACTATCCCGACGGGACGCTCGAGCTCGACGCGGTGACCGACCGCGATCTGGAGCATCTCGACTTCGGGATCGCGCAGAGCGTCGACTGGGTCGCGGTCTCGTTCGTGCGCACCGCGCAGGACGTGCGCTGCGTGCAGGAACGCATCGCCGAAGCGCAGCGCACGATCCCGGTGATCGCGAAGATCGAGAAGCACGAGGCGCTCGAACACATCGACGCGATCCTCGCGACCGCCGACGGGATCATGGTCGCACGCGGCGATCTGGGGATCGAGATCCCGCTCGAAGACGTCCCGCTGACGCAGAAAGATCTGATCGCGCGCGCGAACCGCGTCTCGAAGCCGGTGATCACCGCGACGCAGATGCTCGAGTCGATGATCTCGTCGCCGCGGCCGACGCGCGCCGAGGCGACCGACGTCGCGAACGCGATCCTCGACGGGACCGACGCGGTGATGCTCTCAGGCGAGACGGCGCGCGGCGCGTACCCGCTCGAAGCGGTCCGCACGATGGCGCGCATCGCGCTGCACGTCGAGGAACACTACCCCCACCTCGAGATGCGCGCGCGCCGCATCTCGTCGGAGTCGTCGGTGGTCGAGACCGACGCCGAGATCGGGATGTCGATCGCCGAGTCGGCGGTGCGCGCGGCCGACACGCTGGGCCTGCGGCTGATCGTCAGCGGCAGCACGACGGGAAACACCGCGCGCTACGTCTCGTCGTTCCGTCCGCGTGCGAAGATCGTCGCGCTCACGCCGCTCGAAGACGTCGCTCGCCGGATGGCGGTGGTGTGGGGCGTGGAGTCGTCGGTGGTGCAGTCGTACCGCTACATCGAAACGCTGATCGAAATCGCGGAAGCGCGGATCGTCGCCGAAGGCCACGCCGCGCCCGGCGAGACGATCGCGATCACCAGCGGGATGCCCGTCGGCGCCGGCGGTACCAACGTCCTCAAAATCCACCGCCTCCCCGTCTCACCCTAA